In one window of Oscillatoria sp. FACHB-1407 DNA:
- the mazG gene encoding nucleoside triphosphate pyrophosphohydrolase → MSNAAQPNVQTLAALQRLIEVVAQLRSPDGGCPWDLAQTPQTLIPYVIEEAYEVVDAIRQGNSEAIADELGDLLLQVVLQAQIASETQQFDLTDIANGITEKLIRRHPHVFGDVQVQSAEEVHQNWEKIKAAEEQAKPDQAATSEASLVPRLSRYARSLPPLMAGMKISQKAAAAGFEWEDVDGVWAKFREELEEFHQALASEPKEHQQAELGDVLFTLINIARWYDLDPAEALQSTNQRFINRLAHVEAVADRPLSTYSLEELEELWQYAKAQLRQGIG, encoded by the coding sequence ATGTCAAATGCCGCTCAACCCAATGTCCAAACGCTAGCAGCCCTTCAACGGTTGATCGAGGTGGTGGCTCAGTTGCGATCGCCCGATGGAGGTTGTCCCTGGGATCTGGCGCAAACGCCGCAGACGCTGATCCCCTATGTGATTGAAGAGGCATACGAGGTAGTGGATGCAATTCGGCAGGGCAATTCAGAGGCGATCGCCGACGAGTTAGGCGATCTGCTGTTGCAGGTGGTTTTGCAGGCGCAAATTGCTAGCGAAACACAACAGTTTGACCTGACTGATATTGCCAATGGCATTACAGAAAAGTTGATACGTCGCCATCCGCATGTATTCGGCGATGTGCAAGTGCAAAGCGCAGAGGAAGTTCATCAAAACTGGGAGAAGATCAAAGCGGCAGAGGAGCAAGCTAAACCTGATCAAGCTGCGACTTCAGAAGCCAGTTTAGTACCGCGTTTGAGCCGCTATGCCCGCAGTTTGCCCCCGTTGATGGCAGGCATGAAAATTTCTCAAAAAGCGGCGGCGGCTGGATTTGAATGGGAAGACGTGGATGGCGTGTGGGCAAAGTTTCGGGAGGAACTGGAGGAATTTCACCAGGCATTGGCAAGCGAACCCAAGGAACACCAACAAGCTGAACTGGGAGATGTGTTGTTTACCCTCATCAACATTGCTCGCTGGTATGACCTCGACCCCGCAGAGGCGTTGCAGAGCACTAATCAGCGGTTTATCAATCGCCTCGCTCATGTCGAAGCTGTGGCAGATCGCCCACTGTCCACCTACTCCCTGGAAGAATTAGAGGAGTTGTGGCAATATGCGAAAGCTCAACTCCGTCAGGGGATCGGGTAA